One window of Nicotiana tomentosiformis chromosome 11, ASM39032v3, whole genome shotgun sequence genomic DNA carries:
- the LOC104094627 gene encoding uncharacterized protein: MRDFASCFSEYAVQVISETTSCSSYSNTSCFPPSLIPSTQNSVTCLYKVNLSNQKHVLITVTWSKTNITQGLSIHFGDDPSNSFKLNANSRLFRKKKGSRAMEFGHSKVEIFWDLCEARYMFGPEPINGYYVLVIVDSEIGLILGNMAEEASFKKFKNGNPMAKFTLISRQEYFSGNTLYSTKAQFCDKGSTHDILISCSGENEGKDNHPVLSVSIDKKMVIRVKRLQWNFRGNQSIFLDGLLVDLMWDVHDWFFNPASGSAVFMFRTRSGLESRLWLEDKDKLKHKNQDKVEFSLMIYACKST, from the coding sequence atGAGGGATTTTGCTTCTTGTTTTagtgaatatgcagtacaagtaATATCTGAAACTACTTCTTGTTCTAGTTATTCAAACACTTCTTGTTTCCCTCCATCTTTAATCCCTTCAACACAAAACAGTGTTACTTGTTTGTACAAAGTTAATTTGTCCAATCAAAAACATGTTTTGATCACTGTTACATGGTCCAAAACAAATATAACACAAGGTTTAAGCATACATTTTGGTGATGATCCGTCAAATTCATTCAAACTCAACGCGAATTCGCGTCTTTTTAGGAAGAAAAAGGGGAGTAGAGCAATGGAATTTGGTCATTCTAAGGTTGAAATTTTCTGGGATTTATGTGAAGCTAGGTACATGTTTGGTCCTGAACCAATTAATGGTTACTATGTTTTGGTCATAGTTGATTCAGAAATTGGTCTAATTCTTGGAAATATGGCTGAAGAAGCTTCATTCAAAAAATTCAAGAATGGCAATCCTATGGCCAAATTTACTCTAATTTCAAGACAAGAATATTTTTCAGGGAACACCCTTTATTCAACAAAAGCTCAATTTTGTGACAAGGGTTCAACACATGACATTTTGATAAGTTGTAGCGGTGAAAATGAAGGGAAAGATAATCATCCAGTTTTATCAGTTTCTATTGATAAAAAAATGGTGATTAGGGTAAAGAGGCTGCAATGGAATTTTAGGGGAAATCAAAGTATTTTTTTGGATGGTTTGCTTGTAGATCTTATGTGGGATGTTCATGATTGGTTCTTTAATCCAGCTTCAGGTTCTGCTGTTTTCATGTTTAGGACAAGAAGTGGATTGGAGAGTAGATTGTGGTTAGAAGATAAAGACAAATTGAAGCACAAGAATCAAGATAAAGTTGAATTTTCATTGATGATCTATGCCTGTAAGAGCACATAA